One genomic segment of Streptomyces sp. RerS4 includes these proteins:
- a CDS encoding trypsin-like peptidase domain-containing protein, producing MPDGLGTGAARAFELLEPLVRAATVRVHPPRGGYDNPRNDWSGPTWGSGFFIAPGWVLTCAHVVGEGGAAMRLAGRELGITFQSGPDGATGTVAGRVECVLPERLEERRPGRRALWDLPDLALIRVLSPISHACVWLTDRAGPHLDEAAYFGCTEELGVPEITGRTTRLRGIAAQGAAIRLGDEDEIEAGMSGGPVVDLARGEVVGVVKARRSGGGGGLAVSVAQLRTLPMAATGQTGLYRRVMQAHDLYHYDRHLSDLDSRRTWTDVHDELAAAESDRYAGRFGGRGRLTPGEFTTLCGLLAELPPPGSSEAVRELVEQARGEEPDTAVPAPLGWRDGLGLLHDPPGVGGEAAAMLRYATGVSVADHREPPAPGADEELWDWVRATAERLWRPLRRELGEQRERGLAERERLRRAHAGMGPRGGARTPGGLPSGPSVLLEVWAHGWEDVHDWRVSVLAGPARPGRVTPVASGVRARPRDLPEVLRAPLAEGFRRCDTHEAAALLEVAVEPELFGLPVDAWTVSGGVPVGVQRPVVFRYPDNDAGPAAAGRWARVREGPLLDQRADCARGRPRSPSPRWLTGLMDNTVPVLCRAAAAEPTLGALRAVREAGYGVLVGRRPPSGLPVSCAPFHRGLREELAEAGRGEALPTRFQALRARTHGADPDAYWAAGVTLVWDDPSRALPEDEPLQGDL from the coding sequence ATGCCTGACGGGCTGGGCACGGGCGCGGCGCGCGCCTTCGAACTCCTGGAGCCCCTCGTCCGGGCCGCGACGGTACGCGTCCACCCGCCCCGCGGCGGGTATGACAACCCCCGCAACGACTGGTCCGGACCCACCTGGGGCAGCGGCTTCTTCATCGCCCCCGGCTGGGTCCTGACGTGCGCGCACGTGGTCGGCGAAGGGGGTGCCGCGATGCGGCTGGCGGGGCGCGAGCTCGGCATCACCTTCCAGTCCGGCCCCGACGGAGCCACCGGCACCGTCGCGGGGCGCGTGGAATGCGTACTGCCCGAACGGCTGGAGGAACGGCGTCCCGGACGCCGGGCCCTGTGGGACCTGCCCGACCTGGCCCTGATCCGGGTCCTGTCGCCCATCTCCCACGCCTGCGTATGGCTCACCGACCGGGCCGGCCCCCACCTCGACGAGGCCGCCTACTTCGGCTGCACCGAGGAACTCGGCGTCCCCGAGATCACCGGCCGCACCACCCGGCTGCGCGGCATCGCCGCCCAGGGCGCCGCCATCCGCCTCGGCGACGAGGACGAGATCGAGGCCGGCATGTCGGGCGGCCCGGTGGTGGACCTCGCGCGCGGCGAGGTCGTCGGCGTCGTCAAGGCCCGCCGCTCCGGCGGCGGGGGAGGCCTCGCCGTCTCCGTGGCGCAGCTGCGGACCCTGCCGATGGCCGCGACCGGGCAGACCGGGCTCTACCGGCGGGTGATGCAGGCCCACGACCTCTACCACTACGACCGCCACCTCAGCGACCTCGACAGCCGGCGCACCTGGACGGACGTCCACGACGAACTCGCCGCCGCCGAGAGCGACCGGTACGCGGGACGGTTCGGCGGTCGGGGCCGGCTCACCCCGGGCGAGTTCACCACCCTGTGCGGGCTGCTCGCGGAGCTGCCGCCGCCCGGCTCCTCCGAGGCGGTACGCGAACTCGTCGAGCAGGCCCGCGGCGAGGAGCCGGACACCGCCGTGCCGGCGCCGCTCGGCTGGCGCGACGGCCTCGGCCTGCTGCACGACCCGCCCGGCGTCGGCGGGGAGGCCGCCGCGATGCTCCGCTACGCCACCGGGGTCAGCGTCGCCGACCACCGCGAGCCGCCCGCGCCCGGCGCCGACGAGGAACTGTGGGACTGGGTACGGGCCACCGCCGAGCGGCTCTGGCGCCCGCTGCGGCGCGAGCTCGGCGAGCAGCGCGAACGGGGCCTCGCCGAGCGGGAACGCCTGCGGCGGGCCCACGCCGGGATGGGACCGCGCGGCGGGGCCCGGACGCCGGGCGGGCTGCCGTCGGGGCCCTCCGTCCTGCTGGAGGTGTGGGCGCACGGCTGGGAGGACGTCCACGACTGGCGGGTATCCGTCCTGGCGGGCCCCGCCCGGCCGGGCCGGGTCACCCCGGTGGCCTCCGGCGTACGGGCACGCCCCCGCGACCTGCCCGAGGTGCTGCGGGCCCCGCTCGCCGAGGGCTTCCGGCGCTGCGACACGCACGAGGCGGCCGCGCTCCTCGAAGTGGCGGTGGAACCGGAGCTGTTCGGGCTGCCGGTGGACGCCTGGACGGTGTCGGGCGGGGTGCCGGTGGGCGTTCAGCGGCCCGTCGTGTTCCGCTACCCCGACAACGACGCGGGCCCGGCGGCGGCCGGGCGGTGGGCGCGGGTGCGCGAGGGGCCGCTGCTGGACCAGCGGGCCGACTGCGCGCGCGGCCGACCGCGCAGCCCCTCGCCGCGCTGGCTGACGGGGCTGATGGACAACACCGTCCCGGTGCTGTGCCGGGCCGCCGCCGCCGAACCGACGCTGGGCGCGCTGCGGGCCGTACGGGAGGCGGGCTACGGGGTGTTGGTGGGCCGCCGCCCTCCGTCCGGCCTGCCGGTGTCGTGCGCGCCGTTCCACCGGGGGCTGCGCGAGGAACTGGCCGAGGCGGGCCGGGGGGAGGCGCTGCCGACGCGCTTCCAGGCCCTGCGGGCCCGAACCCACGGCGCGGACCCCGACGCGTACTGGGCGGCGGGGGTCACCCTCGTCTGGGACGATCCGTCCCGCGCCCTGCCGGAGGACGAGCCGCTCCAGGGGGACCTGTGA
- a CDS encoding MoxR family ATPase, producing MSEEWLIYRGVGEPHDGIAALPDPPPWRDFDGGPLVEPDGAAAAEDGSVARRLGAHRRAAALHRPEPEELEAVNAALYLRRPLLVTGYPGTGKSTLAHAVAHELKLGRVLRWPVVSRTVLQEGLYRYDALARLQDVQITAGAGHLAGTPGGAPGAAHGIGKYIRLGPLGTALLPTARPRVLLIDELDKSDIDLPNDLLNVLEEGEFTLPELERVADSEPEVRVLTDDGAKVTVRDGRVRCRSFPFIILTSNGERDFPAALLRRCIQLKLGPPGEKRLAGMVRAHLGEEAAQLGADLIREFLGRSRSELVAADQLLNAIYLTHYAAPPTREDLADLLIQRLDRPR from the coding sequence GTGAGTGAGGAATGGCTGATCTACCGGGGGGTGGGCGAACCGCACGACGGGATCGCCGCCCTGCCCGACCCGCCGCCGTGGCGGGACTTCGACGGCGGGCCCCTCGTCGAACCGGACGGGGCCGCCGCGGCCGAGGACGGCAGCGTCGCGCGCCGGCTCGGCGCCCACCGTCGGGCCGCCGCCCTGCACCGACCCGAGCCGGAGGAACTGGAGGCCGTCAACGCGGCCCTCTACCTGCGCCGGCCCCTGCTGGTCACCGGCTACCCGGGCACCGGCAAGTCCACCCTGGCGCACGCCGTCGCCCACGAACTGAAACTCGGGCGGGTCCTGCGCTGGCCGGTGGTCTCGCGGACCGTCCTCCAGGAGGGCCTCTACCGCTACGACGCCCTCGCCCGCCTTCAGGACGTACAGATCACGGCGGGGGCGGGTCACCTCGCGGGAACGCCCGGCGGGGCCCCCGGCGCCGCCCACGGCATCGGCAAGTACATCCGCCTCGGCCCGCTCGGCACGGCGCTGCTGCCCACCGCGCGACCGCGCGTGCTGCTCATCGACGAACTCGACAAGAGCGACATCGACCTGCCGAACGACCTCCTGAACGTGCTGGAGGAAGGCGAGTTCACCCTGCCGGAGCTCGAACGCGTCGCCGACTCCGAACCCGAGGTGCGCGTCCTCACCGACGACGGCGCCAAGGTGACCGTCCGCGACGGACGCGTCCGCTGCCGGTCCTTCCCGTTCATCATCCTCACCAGCAACGGCGAACGCGACTTCCCCGCCGCCCTGTTGCGCCGCTGCATCCAGCTCAAGCTCGGCCCGCCGGGGGAGAAGCGGCTCGCCGGCATGGTCCGCGCGCACCTCGGGGAAGAGGCCGCGCAGCTCGGCGCCGACCTGATCCGGGAGTTCCTCGGCCGCTCCCGCTCCGAACTGGTCGCCGCCGACCAGCTCCTCAACGCCATCTACCTCACCCACTACGCCGCCCCGCCCACCCGGGAGGACCTCGCGGACCTGCTCATCCAGCGCCTCGACCGCCCGAGGTGA
- a CDS encoding HEXXH motif-containing putative peptide modification protein: protein MTHRSDTTHRTDLAVPTPRAPQAATTTATPGLTDPGTPGTLDAFAVSSRTLRALASTEPTPEGTRLVRDVRRSKRLLLLRAVLDAAPDGPGGETGERWALLEEAERQDPDAVRDVLHYPATGVWAEETLRRLHAPYGPAPDLAHLGALAVAAALRAGIGFKTTLRPVNGRLVLPTLGLLRPERPGPLALTERSWEAADVVPLHPLPGGRASLDDLDPYRVGPPGHPEGGRLEPVRAARRLTPKGHKRWDIQWSGALTLLERYDSTRAEEVGALLRSVVPLAGGSRSTGATLPAAAGSLLARAQPPPALAATLVHEVQHGKLAALADILTLHTADRTPRHWAPWREDPRPLEGLLHGTYAHLALAGYWQRAALYGARGAWAQHARVRAQVAAVLPALRADPHLTVTGREFVDGMARAERAMDELPPPGDQHATARRALDRERRAWYAAHPELAPSRHG from the coding sequence ATGACCCACCGCTCCGACACGACCCACCGCACCGACCTCGCCGTCCCGACCCCGCGCGCCCCCCAGGCCGCCACCACCACCGCCACTCCCGGCCTCACCGACCCCGGAACCCCCGGCACCCTCGACGCCTTCGCCGTCAGCTCCCGCACCCTGCGCGCCCTCGCCTCCACCGAACCCACCCCCGAGGGCACCCGCCTCGTGCGCGACGTACGCCGCTCCAAGCGGCTGCTCCTGCTGCGCGCCGTCCTCGACGCCGCCCCCGATGGCCCCGGCGGGGAGACCGGCGAACGCTGGGCGCTCCTGGAGGAGGCCGAACGCCAGGACCCCGACGCCGTGCGCGACGTCCTGCACTACCCCGCCACCGGCGTCTGGGCCGAGGAGACCCTGCGCCGGCTGCACGCCCCGTACGGACCGGCCCCCGACCTCGCCCACCTCGGGGCCCTCGCCGTGGCCGCCGCGCTGCGCGCCGGGATCGGCTTCAAGACCACCCTGCGGCCCGTCAACGGCCGCCTGGTCCTGCCCACCCTCGGCCTGCTGCGCCCCGAGCGCCCCGGCCCGCTCGCCCTGACCGAACGTTCCTGGGAGGCCGCCGACGTCGTCCCCCTGCACCCCCTGCCCGGAGGCCGCGCCTCCCTCGACGACCTCGACCCCTACCGCGTCGGACCCCCCGGCCACCCCGAAGGCGGCCGGCTCGAACCCGTCCGCGCCGCCCGCCGGCTCACCCCCAAGGGGCACAAGCGCTGGGACATCCAGTGGTCCGGCGCCCTCACCCTGCTGGAGCGCTACGACTCCACCCGCGCCGAGGAAGTGGGCGCCCTGCTGCGCTCCGTCGTCCCCCTGGCCGGCGGCTCCCGCTCCACCGGCGCCACCCTGCCCGCCGCCGCCGGCTCCCTGCTGGCCCGCGCCCAGCCCCCGCCCGCCCTGGCCGCGACCCTGGTCCACGAGGTGCAGCACGGCAAACTCGCCGCGCTGGCCGACATCCTCACCCTGCACACCGCCGACCGCACCCCCCGCCACTGGGCGCCCTGGCGGGAGGACCCGCGCCCGTTGGAGGGGCTGCTCCACGGCACGTACGCCCACCTGGCCCTCGCCGGGTACTGGCAGCGCGCCGCCCTGTACGGGGCGCGCGGCGCCTGGGCCCAGCACGCCCGCGTCCGCGCGCAGGTCGCCGCCGTCCTGCCCGCCCTGCGCGCCGACCCGCACCTGACCGTCACCGGGCGGGAGTTCGTCGACGGCATGGCCCGCGCCGAGCGCGCCATGGACGAACTGCCGCCGCCCGGCGACCAACACGCCACGGCCCGCCGCGCCCTCGATCGGGAACGCCGCGCCTGGTACGCGGCACACCCCGAACTGGCCCCGTCCCGACACGGCTGA
- a CDS encoding DUF6104 family protein, with product MYFTDRGIEELEKRRGEEEVTFEWLAEQLRTFVDLNPDFEVPVERLATWLARLDDDEDEDE from the coding sequence TTGTACTTCACCGATCGCGGCATCGAGGAGCTGGAGAAGCGGCGCGGCGAGGAGGAGGTCACCTTCGAGTGGCTCGCCGAGCAGCTCCGTACGTTCGTCGACCTCAACCCGGACTTCGAGGTCCCGGTGGAGCGCCTGGCGACCTGGCTGGCCCGCCTGGACGACGACGAGGACGAAGACGAGTGA
- the fxsA gene encoding FxSxx-COOH cyclophane-containing RiPP peptide: MVTGRRDATTPAPSAPPATDTPAAPPGPRPCPARLPDLSGLDLAALRGIDHPVLAEVIEGMVERVTHPAEILNAFDSGVV; the protein is encoded by the coding sequence ATGGTGACGGGACGTCGGGACGCGACCACGCCGGCACCTTCGGCGCCTCCTGCCACGGACACGCCGGCGGCCCCTCCGGGACCCCGACCCTGTCCCGCGCGGCTGCCGGACCTCTCCGGGCTCGACCTGGCCGCCCTGCGCGGGATCGACCACCCGGTGCTCGCCGAGGTCATCGAGGGCATGGTCGAACGGGTCACGCACCCGGCGGAGATCCTCAACGCCTTCGACTCCGGAGTCGTCTGA
- the sodN gene encoding superoxide dismutase, Ni, protein MLSRFFAPKVKVSAHCDLPCGVYDPAQARIEAESVKAVQEKYQANEDADFRARAITIKEQRAELAKHHVSVLWSDYFKPPHFEKYPQLHTLVNDTLKALSAAKASNDPATGAKALELIAEIDRIFWETKAA, encoded by the coding sequence ATGCTTTCCCGCTTCTTCGCCCCCAAGGTGAAGGTCTCCGCCCACTGCGACCTGCCCTGCGGCGTGTACGACCCGGCCCAGGCCCGTATCGAAGCCGAGTCGGTCAAGGCCGTCCAGGAGAAGTACCAGGCGAACGAGGACGCGGACTTCCGCGCACGCGCCATCACCATCAAGGAGCAGCGCGCCGAGCTCGCCAAGCACCACGTCTCGGTGCTGTGGAGCGACTACTTCAAGCCTCCGCACTTCGAGAAGTACCCGCAGCTCCACACCCTGGTCAACGACACCCTGAAGGCCCTTTCGGCCGCCAAGGCGTCGAACGACCCGGCGACCGGCGCCAAGGCCCTGGAGCTCATCGCCGAGATCGACCGCATCTTCTGGGAGACCAAGGCCGCCTGA
- the sodX gene encoding nickel-type superoxide dismutase maturation protease yields MTENGRDRVRFGVAEVTGPSMVPTLLHGDRLVVRYGALVRPGDVVVFRHPFQQDLLVVKRAVERRPGGWWMLGDNPFNETGDSTVYGPVPEDLVLATAVLRLRPRGPGQRSLRARLSWLLSAARPLRADSSASRRLRAR; encoded by the coding sequence ATGACGGAGAACGGGCGCGACCGGGTGCGTTTCGGTGTCGCCGAGGTGACGGGGCCGTCGATGGTGCCCACGCTGCTGCACGGGGACCGGCTCGTGGTCCGTTACGGGGCGCTGGTCCGGCCGGGTGACGTGGTCGTGTTCCGGCATCCGTTCCAGCAGGACCTGCTCGTGGTCAAGCGGGCGGTGGAGCGCCGGCCGGGCGGTTGGTGGATGCTCGGCGACAACCCGTTCAACGAGACCGGCGACAGCACCGTGTACGGGCCGGTGCCCGAGGACCTGGTCCTGGCGACGGCCGTGCTGCGCCTGCGGCCGCGCGGGCCCGGTCAGCGTTCGCTCAGGGCCCGGCTGTCCTGGTTGCTGTCGGCGGCGCGGCCGCTGCGCGCCGATTCCTCGGCCTCCAGGCGCTTGCGGGCGCGGTAG
- a CDS encoding CGNR zinc finger domain-containing protein: MELAHYSDYAVRLVNTEEPARGKDFLTSADDVRALFGASVQMARRVTDTDVTRFRNVRGRLRSVFEAADGGDHVLAVDLLNSLLMEFPVSPQVSGHETLGPDGAPDWHIHLADHPSNASAGYAAIASFGLAFHLTEHGPDRLGLCQAAPCRNAYLDTSTNRSRRYCSDRCATRANVAAYRARKRLEAEESARSGRAADSNQDSRALSER, translated from the coding sequence GTGGAACTGGCCCATTACTCGGACTATGCCGTGCGCCTGGTCAACACCGAGGAACCGGCTCGCGGCAAGGACTTCCTCACCTCCGCCGACGACGTCCGGGCCCTCTTCGGGGCCAGCGTCCAGATGGCCCGCCGGGTCACCGACACCGACGTCACCCGCTTCCGCAACGTCCGCGGCCGGCTGCGCTCCGTCTTCGAGGCCGCCGACGGCGGCGACCACGTCCTCGCCGTCGACCTGCTGAACTCACTCCTCATGGAGTTCCCCGTCAGCCCGCAGGTGTCCGGCCACGAGACCCTCGGCCCCGACGGCGCCCCCGACTGGCACATCCACCTCGCCGACCACCCCTCCAACGCCTCGGCCGGCTACGCCGCCATCGCGTCCTTCGGACTGGCCTTCCACCTCACCGAACACGGCCCCGACCGCCTCGGCCTGTGCCAGGCCGCGCCGTGCCGCAACGCCTACCTCGACACCTCCACCAACCGCTCCCGGCGCTACTGCTCCGACCGCTGCGCCACCCGCGCCAACGTCGCCGCCTACCGCGCCCGCAAGCGCCTGGAGGCCGAGGAATCGGCGCGCAGCGGCCGCGCCGCCGACAGCAACCAGGACAGCCGGGCCCTGAGCGAACGCTGA
- a CDS encoding SAV_2336 N-terminal domain-related protein yields MAASADPVIRVLAALLRSAGLDPSAEELADALWLAARAREAARPDAPGGPLDAVPAPAREEADAGDATAAEPVPVPPREEVDAEEPLRLYPDGAGRSADTEAEPSDEAAAGDEESVGGVPSAGGTPVRVPAAAALPRILEIQRALRALQRHRPPGPPTRHVLDEEATAEAGARALGLLIPVFRAETRREATVRLVMDASPSMAVWQEMFEELRAVCERLGAFRDVQVHYLHRPADGTAAIGRGPVPAAALRSGDQLRDPTGRTLTMVVSDCAGPLWREGEAQRLLHRWAQCAPCVVVQPLPQRLWSRSWLPTERGVLERSEGGAGAGAQLRFRSDRAPRPGRPTGGLTVPVLPPSATALGAWARLVAGLGTGPVPAEVGRVLARHPASPPPLPRAARPPRELVRRFRSSAAPGAVQLAVYLSAAPLTLPVMRLVQRTMLPDSEPSDLAEVLLSGLLRRSGEARSGEAPGQWYEFVPGVQDVLLGPLGRDEAALVLKHCSEYVLAHFGRGVRNFPALAVAQLTGVSPVADVEAEGGGPAPVRPPQAFAHVSAKVVRRYLPGPPDEDAAPAPPPRPPTRRPRPRPVAARGAGPAAGRRRAGPARGRRPAAAGRRRPAGPQDPPEEAETALAEVLLWLWAEQRDPELLDEAERALTGLRTPAAGAALGRVLYERALAGRPDAELLAAADREFAQAARAPPRRGCGGSARCGGPRP; encoded by the coding sequence GTGGCCGCATCCGCCGACCCGGTGATCCGCGTCCTCGCCGCGCTGTTGCGTTCCGCCGGGCTCGACCCGTCCGCCGAGGAACTGGCCGACGCGCTGTGGCTGGCCGCCCGCGCCCGGGAGGCGGCCCGGCCCGACGCCCCCGGCGGGCCCCTCGACGCCGTGCCCGCACCGGCCCGGGAGGAGGCCGACGCGGGCGACGCGACGGCCGCCGAGCCCGTCCCCGTACCGCCCCGGGAGGAGGTCGACGCCGAGGAACCGCTGCGGCTGTACCCCGACGGCGCGGGGCGCTCCGCGGACACGGAAGCCGAGCCTTCGGACGAAGCCGCCGCCGGTGACGAAGAGTCCGTCGGCGGCGTGCCGTCGGCCGGCGGGACGCCCGTACGGGTACCCGCGGCGGCGGCCCTGCCGCGGATCCTGGAGATCCAACGCGCCCTGCGCGCCCTGCAACGCCACCGCCCGCCCGGCCCGCCCACCCGGCACGTCCTCGACGAGGAGGCCACCGCCGAGGCCGGCGCCCGCGCGCTCGGCCTGCTGATCCCGGTGTTCCGGGCCGAGACCCGGCGCGAGGCGACCGTACGGCTGGTCATGGACGCCTCCCCGTCCATGGCCGTCTGGCAGGAGATGTTCGAGGAACTGCGGGCCGTCTGCGAACGCCTCGGCGCCTTCCGCGACGTCCAGGTCCACTACCTCCACCGGCCCGCCGACGGCACCGCCGCCATCGGACGCGGCCCCGTGCCCGCCGCCGCCCTGCGCTCGGGCGACCAGCTCCGCGACCCCACCGGACGCACCCTGACGATGGTGGTCTCCGACTGCGCCGGACCGCTGTGGCGCGAGGGCGAGGCGCAGCGGCTGCTGCACCGGTGGGCGCAGTGCGCGCCGTGCGTGGTCGTCCAACCGCTCCCGCAACGGCTGTGGAGCCGCAGTTGGCTGCCGACCGAGCGCGGGGTGCTGGAGCGGTCCGAGGGCGGCGCGGGGGCCGGTGCGCAGCTGAGGTTCCGGTCGGACCGGGCGCCCCGGCCGGGCCGCCCGACCGGCGGGCTCACCGTTCCCGTGCTGCCGCCCAGCGCCACCGCGCTCGGGGCGTGGGCCCGGCTGGTCGCGGGGCTCGGGACCGGGCCCGTACCGGCCGAGGTGGGCCGGGTCCTGGCCCGACACCCCGCGTCGCCCCCACCGCTGCCGCGGGCCGCCCGGCCGCCGCGCGAGCTGGTGCGCCGCTTCCGTTCCTCCGCCGCGCCCGGCGCCGTCCAGCTCGCCGTGTACCTGTCGGCGGCGCCGTTGACCCTGCCCGTGATGCGGCTCGTGCAGCGCACGATGCTGCCCGACTCGGAACCGTCTGACCTCGCCGAGGTGCTGCTCAGCGGGCTGCTGCGGCGCAGTGGGGAGGCGCGCAGTGGGGAGGCGCCGGGCCAGTGGTACGAGTTCGTACCCGGGGTGCAGGACGTGCTGCTGGGGCCGCTGGGGCGGGACGAGGCCGCGCTGGTGCTCAAGCACTGCTCCGAGTACGTCCTCGCGCACTTCGGCCGGGGCGTACGCAACTTCCCCGCGCTGGCCGTCGCCCAGCTCACCGGGGTGTCGCCCGTCGCCGACGTCGAGGCGGAGGGCGGCGGGCCGGCGCCGGTGCGGCCGCCGCAGGCGTTCGCGCACGTGTCGGCCAAGGTCGTACGCCGCTACCTGCCCGGCCCGCCCGACGAGGACGCCGCCCCGGCCCCGCCGCCCCGACCTCCGACCCGCCGGCCCCGACCGCGCCCGGTCGCTGCGCGCGGCGCGGGACCGGCTGCTGGACGCCGACGCGCGGGCCCTGCACGAGGCCGCCGCCCTGCTGCGGCGGGCCGTCGCCGCCCGGCCGGGCCGCAGGACCCGCCGGAGGAGGCCGAGACGGCCCTCGCGGAGGTCCTGCTGTGGCTGTGGGCGGAGCAACGCGATCCCGAACTCCTCGACGAGGCCGAACGGGCCCTGACCGGGCTGCGGACCCCGGCCGCCGGGGCCGCCCTGGGGCGGGTGCTGTACGAACGGGCGCTGGCCGGGCGCCCCGACGCGGAGCTGTTGGCCGCCGCCGACCGGGAGTTCGCGCAGGCGGCGCGAGCGCCGCCGAGGCGTGGCTGCGGCGGGAGTGCGCGGTGCGGCGGGCCCAGACCCTGA